In one Microbacterium invictum genomic region, the following are encoded:
- the pcaC gene encoding 4-carboxymuconolactone decarboxylase — MTRPDGEGLTDQERYDQGMAVRREVLSDAHVDRAIAGMTPLTADFQDFITRVAWGDVWSRPGLDRRSRSVAVLTALIALGHHEELAMHLRAALRNGLTVDEVREVILQSAVYCGVPAANTAFRIAAEVYADTP; from the coding sequence ATGACACGGCCTGACGGCGAGGGACTGACCGACCAGGAGCGTTACGACCAGGGCATGGCGGTACGCCGCGAGGTGCTCTCGGACGCCCACGTCGACCGGGCGATCGCGGGGATGACGCCGCTGACGGCGGACTTCCAGGACTTCATCACGCGTGTCGCGTGGGGCGACGTGTGGTCGCGCCCGGGGCTCGATCGACGTTCACGCTCGGTGGCGGTGCTGACCGCCCTCATCGCCCTCGGTCACCACGAGGAGCTCGCGATGCACCTGCGCGCCGCGCTACGCAACGGGCTCACCGTCGACGAGGTGCGCGAGGTCATCCTGCAGTCGGCGGTGTACTGCGGGGTGCCCGCGGCCAACACCGCCTTCCGCATCGCTGCAGAGGTCTACGCCGACACGCCATGA
- a CDS encoding lyase family protein: MPSPTLPPDTSGRSGAIDVGLLSPVTVGHDAGVSDAAVLDALVTAEVALTRASARVGAAPERVVAEVASTFGWQDGQSGCRGHGVALGDLIAASVAGGNPVIPLVGTLRSRVSSEAATWIHRGATSQDILDTALVLVARSATADVAASLAATSAALAELARTHRDEVAAARTLTQHAVPTTVGARIAGWLRGIDRARTRLDAVRAGLPAQLGGAAGTAAAFAEHLGSSEAAAALIDAYAAELGLAAPAAPWHTERWPITELGDALVQAIDAVGKVATDVATLSRTEIGELAEGAGGGSSAMPQKQNPASSVLIRSAALRAPQLGATLHLAAALAADERPDGAWHAEWPTLRELLRLALGAAANAARLAAGLRVDSAAVARNLAATGGLLVSERLSIVLTPLIGAARVRELVAAGARGDDLAALLRALPELGGTDAAGLLDPAAYTGLAGAFVDRSVAAASPAADPEEHSP; encoded by the coding sequence TTGCCTTCCCCGACGCTCCCGCCTGACACGTCCGGCCGCTCCGGCGCGATCGACGTCGGCCTCCTCAGTCCCGTCACCGTCGGTCACGACGCCGGGGTGTCGGATGCCGCGGTGCTCGACGCCCTGGTCACCGCTGAGGTCGCCCTCACCCGCGCCTCCGCGCGCGTCGGCGCCGCACCCGAACGTGTCGTCGCCGAGGTCGCCTCGACCTTCGGCTGGCAGGACGGGCAGAGCGGATGCCGCGGGCACGGCGTCGCCCTCGGGGATCTCATCGCGGCTTCCGTGGCGGGAGGCAATCCGGTGATCCCGCTTGTCGGCACCCTGCGGTCCCGCGTCTCGTCGGAGGCGGCGACGTGGATCCACCGTGGGGCGACGAGCCAGGACATCCTCGACACCGCCCTCGTCCTCGTGGCGCGCTCCGCCACGGCAGACGTCGCCGCATCGCTCGCCGCGACCTCCGCCGCCCTCGCCGAGCTCGCACGCACGCACCGCGACGAGGTGGCGGCGGCCCGCACACTTACCCAGCATGCCGTCCCCACGACGGTCGGCGCCCGCATCGCGGGCTGGCTCCGCGGCATCGACCGCGCCCGGACCAGGCTGGACGCTGTCCGGGCGGGGCTTCCCGCGCAGCTCGGCGGCGCGGCCGGAACAGCCGCCGCGTTCGCCGAGCACCTGGGGTCCTCCGAGGCCGCCGCCGCACTCATCGACGCCTACGCCGCCGAGCTCGGCCTCGCCGCCCCGGCGGCGCCCTGGCACACCGAGCGCTGGCCCATCACCGAGCTCGGCGACGCGCTTGTGCAGGCGATCGATGCGGTCGGCAAGGTCGCCACCGACGTCGCGACCCTCAGCCGCACCGAGATCGGCGAGCTCGCCGAGGGCGCCGGCGGCGGATCGTCGGCGATGCCGCAGAAGCAGAACCCCGCGTCATCCGTCCTCATCCGCTCCGCGGCGCTGCGCGCCCCGCAGCTCGGAGCGACCCTGCACCTGGCCGCCGCGCTCGCCGCCGACGAACGACCCGACGGTGCCTGGCACGCTGAATGGCCGACGCTGCGGGAGCTCCTCCGTCTCGCGCTCGGCGCGGCGGCGAACGCCGCGCGGCTGGCGGCAGGGCTGCGCGTGGACTCCGCCGCCGTCGCTCGAAACCTCGCGGCCACCGGCGGGCTCCTCGTCTCGGAGCGGCTGTCGATCGTCCTGACCCCGCTCATCGGCGCGGCGCGCGTGCGCGAGCTCGTCGCCGCGGGCGCGCGTGGCGACGACCTCGCGGCATTGCTGCGCGCCCTCCCCGAGCTCGGGGGGACGGATGCCGCCGGCCTCCTCGACCCGGCCGCCTACACCGGGCTCGCCGGTGCCTTCGTCGACCGCTCGGTCGCCGCCGCCTCGCCCGCCGCCGATCCGGAGGAGCACTCCCCATGA
- a CDS encoding acyl-CoA thioesterase — translation MSAEPLVTDAAAPADRVTMRFLALPHDAAAGGLTVAAGSVMEWIDQAGYACAVGWSGRYCVTAYVGNVHHTRPIAPGSLVSVHARVVHTGRSSVHVAVTVEAGDIRSRRYEPATTCMLVFVAVDDDRRPASVPQWTPRTEADRALGAIAISRIAARDTIKKAMLGQVYTDDTAAPRSQLRFLAPPSAVNFGGAAHGGTVMGWIDEAAFACAAAWSSDKAVAVYSGGIHFLAPVRIGHLVELDARLIYTGPRSMHIVVRVLSADPRTPAEKTLTTQCIMVFVDPGPDGRARPVPRWEPELAEDVRLVRHAVELIHERERIVPIPAALTLQD, via the coding sequence ATGAGCGCAGAGCCCCTCGTGACCGACGCCGCCGCCCCTGCCGACCGGGTCACGATGCGTTTTCTCGCGCTGCCCCACGACGCCGCCGCAGGCGGCCTCACCGTCGCGGCCGGCAGCGTGATGGAGTGGATCGATCAGGCCGGGTACGCCTGCGCGGTCGGCTGGAGCGGGCGGTACTGCGTCACGGCTTACGTGGGGAATGTGCACCACACGCGGCCGATCGCGCCGGGGTCGCTCGTGTCCGTCCACGCCCGGGTCGTGCACACCGGTCGGTCGAGCGTCCACGTCGCCGTCACCGTCGAGGCCGGCGACATCCGCTCCCGCCGGTACGAGCCGGCGACGACCTGCATGCTCGTCTTCGTCGCTGTCGACGACGATCGCCGCCCGGCGTCGGTTCCTCAGTGGACGCCGCGCACCGAGGCCGACCGGGCTCTCGGAGCGATCGCCATCTCGCGGATCGCCGCGCGCGACACCATCAAGAAGGCCATGCTCGGTCAGGTGTACACCGACGACACCGCCGCGCCCCGCTCGCAGCTGCGCTTCCTCGCCCCGCCGAGCGCGGTGAACTTCGGCGGTGCCGCGCACGGCGGCACGGTGATGGGATGGATCGACGAGGCGGCCTTCGCGTGCGCTGCGGCGTGGTCGTCCGACAAGGCCGTGGCGGTGTACTCCGGCGGCATCCACTTCCTCGCCCCCGTGCGCATCGGGCACCTCGTCGAGCTCGACGCGCGCCTCATCTACACCGGGCCGCGCAGCATGCACATCGTCGTGCGCGTGCTCTCGGCCGACCCCCGCACACCCGCCGAGAAGACCCTCACCACGCAGTGCATCATGGTCTTCGTCGATCCCGGCCCCGACGGCCGCGCCCGGCCCGTGCCGCGGTGGGAGCCCGAGCTCGCCGAGGACGTCCGGCTCGTGAGGCATGCCGTCGAACTCATCCACGAGCGCGAGCGCATCGTGCCGATCCCCGCCGCGCTGACGCTGCAGGACTGA
- a CDS encoding IclR family transcriptional regulator: MREDAEQPGDRAASGEGLLDRALRVLGAFTEDDPALTAAELGSRAALSSSTLHRLLARLVDQGLLVRLPDRRYAIGPRLWELGELSPLALRLRETALPHMLRLYEATGENVHLAVLDGPSPQGSAALYVGRVTGRHSIPTLSRMGGRGPLHTTGVGKALLMTRDDAWLARYLTAPLERETVHSITDANALRADLARARARGFATTREEMTLGNVSVAAPLPRIDGLPPAAIGLVVHLERADERRLGPLVIQTARELADDLR, from the coding sequence GTGCGCGAGGATGCCGAACAGCCGGGCGACCGAGCGGCCTCGGGGGAGGGCCTGCTCGACCGTGCGCTGCGCGTGCTCGGCGCGTTCACCGAGGACGATCCTGCCCTCACCGCCGCCGAGCTCGGCAGCCGCGCGGCGCTGTCGTCCTCCACCCTCCACCGTCTCCTCGCCCGCCTCGTCGATCAGGGTCTGCTGGTGCGCCTCCCCGATCGCCGCTACGCGATCGGCCCGCGGCTGTGGGAGCTCGGTGAGCTCTCGCCCCTCGCCCTGCGCCTGCGCGAGACCGCGCTCCCGCACATGCTCCGCCTGTACGAGGCCACCGGCGAGAACGTGCATCTCGCCGTGCTCGACGGACCCAGCCCGCAGGGCTCGGCGGCGCTCTACGTCGGACGGGTGACGGGGCGCCACTCGATCCCGACCCTGAGCCGCATGGGCGGGCGCGGTCCGCTGCACACGACGGGCGTCGGCAAGGCGCTGCTGATGACGCGGGATGACGCGTGGCTGGCGCGCTACCTCACCGCACCGCTCGAGCGCGAGACGGTTCACTCGATCACCGACGCGAACGCCCTCCGCGCCGACCTCGCCCGCGCTCGCGCCCGCGGCTTCGCGACGACGCGGGAGGAGATGACGCTCGGGAACGTCTCGGTCGCGGCGCCCCTGCCGCGCATCGACGGGCTGCCGCCCGCCGCGATCGGACTGGTCGTGCACCTCGAGCGTGCCGACGAGCGGCGCCTCGGACCCCTCGTCATCCAGACCGCCCGGGAACTGGCCGACGACCTCCGCTGA
- a CDS encoding 3-oxoacid CoA-transferase subunit B — protein MSTRISRDDLARRIAADIPEGAYVNLGIGAPTLVANFLPADLEIILHTENGLLGMGPAPEPGAVDPDLINAGKQAVTALPGAAYFHHADSFGMMRGGHLDVCVLGAFQVSETGDLANWSTGAPGAIPAVGGAMDLAIGAKDVYVMTDLLTKTGESKLVTACTYPLTGVGCVTRVYTDHAIFDVTSDGFAVREAFGDNTVASLEELTGLSLASAEGH, from the coding sequence ATGAGCACCCGCATCTCGCGAGACGACCTCGCCCGCCGCATCGCCGCCGACATCCCCGAGGGCGCGTACGTGAACCTCGGCATCGGCGCCCCCACCCTCGTGGCGAACTTCCTCCCCGCCGACCTCGAGATCATCCTCCACACCGAGAACGGACTCCTCGGCATGGGGCCCGCGCCCGAGCCCGGCGCGGTCGACCCCGACCTCATCAACGCCGGCAAGCAGGCCGTCACCGCCCTCCCGGGGGCGGCGTACTTCCACCACGCCGACTCCTTCGGCATGATGCGGGGCGGCCACCTCGACGTCTGCGTCCTCGGAGCGTTCCAGGTCTCCGAGACCGGCGACCTGGCGAACTGGTCGACGGGCGCGCCCGGCGCCATCCCCGCCGTCGGCGGGGCGATGGACCTCGCCATCGGCGCCAAGGATGTCTATGTGATGACCGACCTCCTCACCAAGACCGGGGAGTCCAAGCTCGTGACCGCGTGCACCTACCCCCTGACCGGGGTCGGCTGCGTCACCCGCGTCTACACCGACCACGCGATCTTCGACGTGACCTCCGACGGATTCGCGGTGCGGGAGGCGTTCGGCGACAACACCGTCGCCTCACTCGAAGAACTCACCGGCCTCAGCCTGGCCTCGGCGGAAGGACACTGA
- a CDS encoding 4-hydroxybenzoate 3-monooxygenase — MTRIRTRVAIVGAGPAGLLLSHLLAKAGIESVVIDQRTREEIETTIRAGILEQGTVDILESSGASTRVRTVGNRHDGIELRFEGEGHRIDFPSVTGRAVWLYPQHEVLKDLVAVRLAEGQDLRLGVTAERVEDAETDHPRVIAVDADGQLLEIEAEFVVGSDGSRSVVRPAVTESATGGYFREYPFAWFGILCEAPPSSKELIYSNSANGFALISQRNATVQRMYFQCDPEVDPASYSEEQLWHELQVRVPGTTLNQGPIFQRDVLRFRSFVAHELLRGRVALIGDAAHTVPPTGAKGMNLAIADVIVLERALRALLLENDARLIEAFPETALNRIWKAQHFSWWMTSMLHVAPDATDFDRKRQIGELRSVVESEAGKTYLAEAYTGWPLPQAG; from the coding sequence ATGACCCGCATCCGCACCCGCGTCGCGATCGTGGGCGCCGGCCCCGCCGGCCTGCTGCTGTCGCACCTGCTCGCCAAGGCCGGCATCGAATCGGTGGTGATCGACCAGCGCACCCGCGAGGAGATCGAGACGACCATCCGCGCCGGGATCCTCGAGCAGGGCACCGTCGACATTCTCGAGTCCAGCGGCGCATCCACGCGCGTGCGCACGGTCGGCAACCGGCACGACGGGATCGAGCTGCGGTTCGAGGGCGAGGGTCACCGTATCGACTTCCCGTCCGTGACCGGCCGCGCGGTGTGGCTCTACCCGCAGCACGAGGTGCTGAAAGACCTCGTCGCGGTGCGCCTCGCCGAGGGCCAGGACCTGCGACTCGGGGTCACCGCCGAGCGGGTCGAAGACGCCGAGACGGACCATCCGCGGGTCATCGCCGTCGATGCCGACGGCCAGCTCCTCGAGATCGAGGCCGAATTCGTCGTGGGATCCGACGGCTCGCGCAGCGTCGTGCGCCCCGCGGTCACGGAATCGGCGACCGGCGGCTACTTCCGCGAGTATCCCTTCGCGTGGTTCGGGATCCTGTGCGAGGCACCGCCGAGCTCGAAGGAGCTGATCTACTCCAACTCGGCCAACGGGTTCGCCCTGATCAGCCAGCGGAACGCCACCGTGCAGCGGATGTACTTCCAGTGCGACCCCGAGGTGGACCCCGCCTCGTACAGCGAGGAGCAGCTCTGGCACGAGCTTCAGGTGCGTGTGCCGGGGACGACCCTGAACCAGGGCCCGATCTTCCAGCGCGACGTGCTGCGGTTCCGCAGCTTCGTCGCCCACGAGCTGCTCCGGGGCCGGGTCGCCCTCATCGGCGATGCCGCCCACACCGTGCCGCCGACGGGGGCGAAGGGGATGAACCTCGCCATCGCCGACGTGATCGTCCTCGAGCGCGCGCTGCGCGCGCTGCTGCTCGAGAATGACGCGCGACTCATCGAGGCCTTCCCCGAGACGGCGCTGAACCGCATCTGGAAGGCGCAGCACTTCTCGTGGTGGATGACGAGCATGCTCCACGTCGCCCCCGACGCCACCGACTTCGACCGCAAGCGTCAGATCGGCGAACTGCGCTCGGTCGTGGAGTCCGAGGCGGGCAAGACCTACCTCGCAGAGGCCTACACCGGCTGGCCGCTGCCGCAGGCGGGCTGA
- a CDS encoding CynX/NimT family MFS transporter: MSVRTPRSPAPSLWGVAVTIVLTAAVLRSPIVAVAPVARDIQADLGVSAGVVGLLTSIPVLAFAVCAPLAVATIRRLGPDLALTLALAGAVVASLVRSAGDFPAVILGTALLGVFLTVGNVVVPLIIKREFPPERVPWATSLFTSAMNVGTMTVTLATVPIAAVTDWRVAIAVWGGFGLGALGVWVGLRRAEALRPDPEAPATTGVAGRLDGRGRAAALTLSTWLLALAFAGQAFAFYGTTAWLPSLLVDGGMPAVQAGAVAAVFQVMGVAGALLTPVLTGRLSAAPAAVIIGVGWLAIPLGFLVAPDGWLVWCLVGGLAQGAGITWVFIMLNGFGGDERVVAGRSGTVQGIGYAAGALAPPLLGGVHDATGDWTPALLILLGAVVVLLSAGAAGARIGVREARERW, encoded by the coding sequence ATGTCCGTCCGAACGCCCCGGTCTCCGGCACCCTCGCTGTGGGGCGTCGCGGTGACGATCGTGCTCACCGCGGCGGTGCTCCGCTCACCGATCGTCGCGGTGGCACCGGTGGCCCGTGACATCCAGGCGGACCTCGGCGTCTCGGCGGGGGTCGTGGGGCTCCTCACCAGCATCCCGGTCCTGGCCTTCGCCGTCTGTGCCCCGCTCGCCGTGGCGACCATCCGCCGCCTCGGGCCCGACCTCGCCCTCACCCTGGCTCTCGCCGGTGCGGTGGTGGCGTCGCTCGTGCGGTCGGCCGGGGATTTCCCCGCGGTCATCCTCGGCACCGCCCTGCTCGGCGTCTTCCTCACCGTCGGCAACGTCGTCGTGCCGCTCATCATCAAGCGGGAGTTCCCGCCCGAGCGGGTGCCATGGGCGACGAGCCTGTTCACGTCGGCGATGAACGTCGGCACGATGACGGTGACCCTCGCAACCGTGCCCATCGCGGCCGTCACCGACTGGCGGGTGGCGATCGCGGTCTGGGGAGGTTTCGGACTCGGCGCGCTCGGCGTCTGGGTCGGCCTCCGTCGCGCCGAGGCGCTGCGACCTGACCCCGAGGCGCCCGCGACGACCGGGGTCGCCGGGCGCCTCGACGGAAGGGGGCGCGCCGCGGCCCTGACGCTCAGCACCTGGCTGCTCGCCCTCGCCTTCGCCGGGCAGGCGTTCGCCTTCTACGGAACCACCGCGTGGCTGCCCTCGCTCCTCGTCGACGGCGGGATGCCGGCGGTGCAGGCCGGGGCCGTCGCGGCGGTCTTCCAGGTGATGGGTGTGGCCGGCGCCCTGCTGACCCCCGTCCTCACCGGACGCCTGTCGGCCGCGCCGGCGGCCGTCATCATCGGGGTGGGGTGGCTCGCGATCCCGCTGGGATTCCTCGTGGCGCCGGACGGATGGCTCGTGTGGTGCCTCGTCGGCGGGCTTGCCCAGGGGGCGGGGATCACCTGGGTGTTCATCATGCTCAACGGGTTCGGCGGCGACGAGCGTGTGGTCGCGGGCAGGTCGGGCACGGTGCAGGGCATCGGCTACGCGGCCGGCGCGCTGGCGCCCCCGCTGCTGGGCGGCGTGCACGATGCGACCGGCGACTGGACCCCTGCGCTTCTGATCCTGCTCGGCGCCGTCGTCGTGCTACTTTCCGCGGGTGCCGCGGGTGCGAGGATCGGGGTGCGCGAAGCCCGCGAACGCTGGTGA
- a CDS encoding 3-oxoacid CoA-transferase subunit A, which yields MIDKTVAGVADAVADIPDGATVMIGGFGRAGQPVELIDALIAQGAKDLTIVNNNAGNGDVGLAALLAKRRVRKIICSFPRQSDSWVFDGLYRDGDIELELVPQGNLAERIRAAGAGIGAFFSPTGVGTELAEGKEAREIDGRTYVLEYPIKADVALISALKGDRWGNLVFRETARNFGPIMATAATRTIAQVDQIVPLGSLDPEAVVTPGIFVDRVVAVGERPWLNDGAFVGGVDLEGRPVR from the coding sequence GTGATCGACAAGACCGTGGCGGGCGTCGCAGACGCCGTCGCCGACATCCCCGACGGGGCGACCGTCATGATCGGCGGCTTCGGTCGCGCCGGTCAGCCGGTCGAGCTCATCGACGCCCTCATCGCGCAGGGTGCGAAGGACCTGACGATCGTGAACAACAACGCCGGCAACGGCGACGTCGGGCTCGCCGCACTCCTCGCCAAGCGGCGCGTGCGCAAGATCATCTGCTCCTTCCCCCGTCAGAGCGACTCGTGGGTCTTCGACGGCCTCTACCGCGACGGCGACATCGAGCTCGAACTCGTTCCGCAGGGCAACCTCGCCGAGCGCATCCGCGCCGCCGGCGCGGGGATCGGCGCGTTCTTCTCGCCCACCGGGGTCGGCACCGAACTCGCCGAGGGCAAGGAGGCCCGCGAGATCGACGGTCGCACCTACGTGCTGGAATACCCGATCAAGGCCGATGTCGCCCTCATCAGCGCGCTCAAGGGCGACCGGTGGGGCAACCTCGTCTTCCGCGAGACGGCTCGGAACTTCGGTCCGATCATGGCGACGGCGGCGACCCGCACGATCGCGCAGGTCGACCAGATCGTACCGCTCGGAAGCCTCGACCCCGAGGCCGTGGTGACCCCCGGCATCTTCGTCGACCGTGTCGTCGCGGTGGGCGAGCGCCCCTGGCTGAACGACGGCGCCTTCGTGGGCGGCGTCGACCTGGAAGGACGGCCCGTTCGATGA
- the pcaH gene encoding protocatechuate 3,4-dioxygenase subunit beta produces MTLADQASTPPAAAPAAPAPNAPAAFAAAPESLLATPVQVSQAEITQEIRDLHAEYDRREAAGEVLPATMWDFPPYRSSILRHPTKNPKLVDPETIELLSPAFGQRDVAAIESDLTLQHSGEPMGERITVRGRLLDSWGRPIANQLIEIWQANAAGRYIHQRDQHPAPLDPNFTGAGRTVTNDQGEYLFTTIKPGPYPWKNHTNAWRPAHIHFSVFGSAFTQRIVTQMYFPGDPLFALDPIYNTIRRQRDRDALISIYDHDLTVPEFSMGYRFDIVVDGPDATWFEPEEEH; encoded by the coding sequence ATGACACTCGCGGACCAGGCGTCCACGCCCCCCGCCGCGGCCCCCGCCGCCCCGGCCCCGAATGCACCGGCCGCATTCGCCGCGGCCCCCGAGTCGCTGCTCGCGACCCCGGTGCAGGTGAGCCAGGCCGAGATCACGCAGGAGATCCGCGATCTCCACGCCGAGTACGACCGTCGTGAGGCCGCCGGCGAGGTGCTCCCCGCCACGATGTGGGACTTCCCGCCCTACCGGTCGAGCATCCTGCGGCATCCCACCAAGAACCCCAAGCTCGTCGACCCCGAGACGATCGAGCTGCTCTCGCCGGCCTTCGGCCAGCGCGACGTCGCCGCGATCGAATCCGATCTCACGCTGCAGCACTCCGGCGAGCCCATGGGGGAGCGCATCACCGTCCGCGGTCGCCTGCTCGACTCGTGGGGTCGCCCGATCGCGAATCAACTGATCGAGATCTGGCAGGCCAACGCGGCCGGGCGCTACATCCACCAGCGCGACCAGCACCCGGCCCCGCTCGACCCGAACTTCACCGGCGCCGGGCGCACGGTCACGAACGATCAGGGCGAATACCTCTTCACCACCATCAAGCCCGGGCCCTACCCGTGGAAGAACCACACCAACGCCTGGCGCCCAGCGCACATCCACTTCTCGGTGTTCGGCAGCGCGTTCACGCAGCGCATCGTCACGCAGATGTACTTCCCGGGCGATCCGCTGTTCGCCCTCGATCCGATCTACAACACCATCCGCCGCCAGCGCGATCGCGATGCCCTCATCAGCATCTACGACCACGACCTCACCGTGCCGGAGTTCTCGATGGGCTACCGGTTCGACATCGTCGTGGACGGCCCCGACGCCACCTGGTTCGAGCCCGAGGAAGAGCACTGA
- a CDS encoding IclR family transcriptional regulator: MANSPSGDSGLDRLVRVLETFDADRTLQTASEIGRRAGLPPSTAHRLVGDLVAAGLLERDEDHRVRLGLRLWELAERGSLALRLRQAALPFMERVQARVREHTQLAVLEQGEALFLERLSHPQAGANITRVAGRLPLHASSSGLVLLAFADPEVQERVLAGPLTGLAPETVTDAAELRRLLARIRRDRFVVAAGTVEAVSTGVAVPIREGRSGPVVAALSVVLPRGAPTAGALDELRSAAAGVEQALHPRSH; this comes from the coding sequence ATGGCCAACTCGCCCTCCGGCGACTCGGGTCTGGACCGCCTCGTGCGCGTGCTCGAGACCTTCGACGCCGACCGCACGCTGCAGACGGCGTCCGAGATCGGTCGCCGCGCCGGGCTCCCACCCTCGACCGCGCACCGCCTGGTGGGCGATCTCGTCGCCGCCGGGCTGCTCGAGCGCGACGAGGACCACCGGGTGCGGCTGGGCCTTCGGCTCTGGGAACTCGCCGAGCGCGGCTCGCTGGCGCTGCGCCTGCGACAGGCGGCGTTGCCCTTCATGGAGCGGGTGCAGGCACGCGTGCGCGAGCACACCCAGCTCGCCGTGCTCGAGCAGGGCGAGGCGCTGTTCCTCGAGCGCCTCAGCCACCCCCAGGCGGGAGCGAACATCACGCGCGTGGCGGGACGGCTCCCGCTTCACGCGTCGTCGTCGGGACTGGTGCTCCTCGCCTTCGCCGACCCGGAGGTGCAGGAGCGGGTGCTCGCCGGCCCCCTGACCGGGCTGGCTCCGGAGACGGTGACGGATGCCGCAGAGCTCCGGCGCCTCCTCGCCCGGATCCGCCGCGACCGCTTCGTGGTCGCCGCCGGCACCGTCGAGGCGGTCTCGACCGGAGTGGCGGTGCCGATCCGCGAGGGGCGGTCGGGACCCGTCGTGGCGGCGCTCTCCGTCGTCCTCCCCCGCGGGGCGCCGACCGCGGGGGCACTGGACGAGCTGCGGTCGGCCGCCGCGGGCGTGGAACAGGCGCTTCATCCGCGTTCTCATTGA
- a CDS encoding alpha/beta fold hydrolase yields MTRPVLALTDAGGPAEAPLVVLGNSLGTSTILWDEVVPALGITFRVRAFDLPGHGVSPAASEPFRVADLADALADEIAEPFHYAGVSLGGAVGLELALRHPAVVRSATILASGAKIGTAEGWHERAAQVRQQSTSSLIIASAGRWFAPDTIARNPDLTGRLLHSLRDADAESYALCCEALAAHDLRDRLSEITVPVQAVWGGHDQVTPETLAREIADGVARGRATGIPTAAHLPPADDPAATATMIADFVSEIERTTDDTA; encoded by the coding sequence ATGACCCGCCCCGTGCTCGCCCTCACCGACGCCGGCGGACCGGCAGAGGCCCCGCTCGTGGTCCTCGGCAACTCGCTCGGCACCTCGACGATCCTGTGGGACGAGGTCGTCCCGGCGCTGGGCATCACGTTCCGGGTGCGCGCATTCGACCTCCCGGGCCACGGCGTCTCGCCGGCGGCATCGGAGCCGTTCCGCGTGGCCGACCTCGCCGATGCGCTGGCCGACGAGATCGCTGAGCCCTTCCACTACGCGGGGGTGTCGCTCGGCGGCGCCGTCGGGTTGGAGCTGGCCCTCCGGCATCCCGCCGTCGTCCGCTCTGCCACGATCCTCGCGTCGGGCGCGAAGATCGGCACTGCCGAGGGATGGCACGAGCGCGCAGCCCAGGTGCGGCAGCAGTCGACGTCGTCGCTCATCATCGCCTCGGCCGGGCGCTGGTTCGCGCCCGACACGATCGCCCGGAACCCCGACCTGACGGGGCGGCTCCTGCACTCCCTGCGCGACGCCGACGCCGAGAGCTACGCGCTGTGCTGCGAGGCGCTCGCCGCCCACGATCTCCGCGACCGGCTGTCCGAGATCACCGTGCCCGTGCAGGCGGTGTGGGGCGGCCACGATCAGGTGACCCCCGAGACCCTCGCGCGCGAGATCGCCGATGGGGTCGCGCGAGGCCGCGCCACCGGCATCCCGACCGCGGCCCACCTGCCGCCCGCCGACGATCCCGCTGCCACGGCGACGATGATCGCGGACTTCGTCAGTGAGATCGAGAGGACAACGGATGACACGGCCTGA
- the pcaG gene encoding protocatechuate 3,4-dioxygenase subunit alpha → MPRPTGPKTLTPSAGQTVGPFFHYGVQYDAMHQVAFPHSPGAIVLSGTVTDGAGAPIPDALVEVWSADSDGTVSRARGALRRDGHTFTGYGRSGTTDDGHYEFWTRNPGAEAGKAPFFAVIVYARGLPNKLHTRIYLPDDEALLAADPLLASLDADERATLIATRTPDGHLRHDIRLQGEKETVFLAFPDAPA, encoded by the coding sequence ATGCCCCGCCCCACCGGTCCGAAGACCCTGACCCCGTCCGCCGGCCAGACGGTCGGCCCCTTCTTCCACTACGGCGTGCAGTACGACGCGATGCACCAGGTCGCCTTCCCGCACTCGCCCGGGGCGATCGTGCTGTCGGGCACGGTCACCGACGGCGCAGGCGCGCCGATCCCCGACGCGCTCGTGGAGGTCTGGTCGGCCGACAGCGACGGCACCGTCTCGCGCGCCCGCGGCGCGCTCCGCCGCGACGGTCACACCTTCACCGGCTACGGCCGCTCGGGCACGACCGACGACGGCCACTACGAGTTCTGGACCCGCAATCCCGGGGCCGAAGCCGGCAAGGCGCCCTTCTTCGCGGTCATCGTCTACGCCCGGGGCCTGCCGAACAAGCTGCACACCCGCATCTACCTCCCCGACGACGAGGCACTCCTCGCCGCCGACCCGCTGCTGGCCTCTCTCGACGCCGACGAGCGCGCTACGCTCATCGCAACGCGCACCCCCGACGGACATCTGCGCCACGACATCCGGCTGCAGGGGGAGAAGGAGACCGTGTTCCTTGCCTTCCCCGACGCTCCCGCCTGA